In the genome of Deltaproteobacteria bacterium, the window GGCCGGCGGGTGGAACAAACCGGCCGGGTCGGCGCCAAGGCAACGTCTTTCTCCTTGGTCCGGCTCGCCTATTCTATAAACGTCCTCTCTTATGAACCTGTCACGGACAGTTCAAAGTTGAATCACGAAGTCAAATCATCCGAATTGCCCAGGCATGTGGCCATCATCATGGACGGCAACGGCCGGTGGGCTCGCGGAAAGGGACTCAGACGAATCCGGGGCCACCGAGAAGGCGCCAGATCCGTTCGCGAAGTTGTCCGAACCAGCCGAGAAATCGGCATACAGTTTCTGACGCTCTACGCCTTTTCAGAGGAAAACTGGCAGCGACCCAAAACCGAGGTCAGTGCCTTGATGCATCTCCTTGGCCAATATTTGGATGAGGAGAAGCAGGAGATGATCGAGAAGGAGATCCGGTTTAACGTGATCGGCAACGTGGAGAAACTTCCAAAGGGGATTCGGGGCAAGATTGTCGATGTAGAAGAAGTCACGCAGAATAATGGCCGGATGGTCTTGAATCTGGCGCTCAGTTACGGAGGTAGATCGGAAATCGTACGAGCGGCGCGAATCCTGGCTAGAAGATGCATGGAAGGCGGATTGGATCCGGATGACATCGATGAAGTACTGTTCGGAGAACAACTCTATACAGCCGGGCAACCGGACCCGGACCTTCTGATCCGAACCAGCGGTGAGCTGCGAATCAGTAATTTTCTTCTGTGGCAGATCTCGTACACGGAGTTGGTGATGACCCCTGTTTTGTGGCCGGATTTTCGTCGCGAACAATTTATGGACGCTATTTCCGAGTACCAACGCAGGCGAAGAAGATTCGGCAGAACGGATGAACAGGTTCGCCGGCAGAACCTGCTCGGCTGAGAGGGCCCATGCAACTTCAAAGATGGCTCACGGGTATCGGCCTTGCAGTGCTCGTGTTGGGCGTCAATTTTATCCTGCCTGCGATGGGCCTCTGCATATTGATTTTCCTGGTCGCCTTGTGCGCCGAACTCGAAGTTCTCAACATGCTTTTTACCGGCAAGGATGAACGCTTCTGCGTGCATCTCGGATTGGCGACCTGCGCGG includes:
- a CDS encoding isoprenyl transferase, with translation MNHEVKSSELPRHVAIIMDGNGRWARGKGLRRIRGHREGARSVREVVRTSREIGIQFLTLYAFSEENWQRPKTEVSALMHLLGQYLDEEKQEMIEKEIRFNVIGNVEKLPKGIRGKIVDVEEVTQNNGRMVLNLALSYGGRSEIVRAARILARRCMEGGLDPDDIDEVLFGEQLYTAGQPDPDLLIRTSGELRISNFLLWQISYTELVMTPVLWPDFRREQFMDAISEYQRRRRRFGRTDEQVRRQNLLG